The Pueribacillus theae genome has a window encoding:
- a CDS encoding spore germination protein — protein sequence MRKRYSNIEKLIKQIKGKNTKDQPQKFSNVDWQPFSTNINENEKTLKQQLGTSKDILFTKFTINLQNGDALNAMVVAIDGLIDEEAKRNNILKPLIAHPLQEKPNDDLKQIRERISVKKVTVVDNLLKAVYQVLKAKALLIVDGFNKGLLLSIEGYEVRSIEEPVTEQAVRGAREGFIESTGVNISLLRRRISHPSLRFETMEIGKYSQTGITMAYLKDIVDPDLVQRVKERLNEIKVDSIDSSGDIEQLIEDHPYSIFPTIGNTERTDKAAALLMEGRVLLLIDGNPVSLYVPNLFLESFQNVEDYNSRPYYSSFIRIMRFFAFIVSISLPALYITALNFNKALIPSDMIVPIIQARETVPFPLAMEVIMMILMFEVVREAGVRLPKQIGSALSIVGALILGDVSVSAGLVGAPTIVVVSISYIAAFVITPIADVTALVRIGLFIASSVFGSYGLCIASLALLTHMVSLTSLGVPYMAPFSPSHFKDWKDGLIRLPTKLLKQRPKSIPNGRSRRIKSLPDTGDKR from the coding sequence ATGAGGAAGCGTTATTCAAACATCGAAAAATTGATTAAACAAATAAAAGGAAAAAATACAAAAGACCAACCCCAAAAATTTTCTAACGTTGATTGGCAGCCGTTTTCAACGAATATTAACGAAAATGAGAAAACATTAAAACAACAGCTAGGCACAAGTAAAGATATCTTGTTTACTAAATTCACGATTAACTTACAAAATGGTGATGCACTGAATGCCATGGTAGTTGCGATTGATGGATTAATAGACGAAGAGGCAAAAAGAAACAATATCTTGAAACCCCTAATCGCACACCCATTGCAAGAGAAGCCTAATGATGATTTGAAACAGATAAGAGAAAGAATTTCTGTAAAAAAAGTCACCGTGGTAGATAATCTTTTAAAAGCTGTTTATCAAGTCTTAAAAGCAAAAGCATTACTAATCGTTGACGGTTTTAATAAAGGGTTATTGCTCTCTATCGAAGGGTATGAGGTTCGTTCCATTGAAGAGCCTGTAACAGAACAGGCGGTGCGGGGAGCACGGGAAGGATTTATTGAGTCAACGGGGGTAAATATTTCATTACTTCGCCGTAGGATTTCCCATCCATCTTTGCGATTTGAAACAATGGAAATCGGCAAGTACAGTCAGACGGGAATTACGATGGCTTATTTAAAGGATATCGTTGATCCTGATTTGGTACAACGAGTCAAAGAGCGGCTCAATGAGATAAAAGTGGATTCGATTGACAGTTCAGGGGATATAGAGCAATTAATTGAGGATCATCCCTATTCAATCTTTCCGACGATCGGTAATACGGAACGAACTGACAAAGCAGCAGCTTTGCTTATGGAAGGAAGGGTTTTACTTTTAATTGATGGAAACCCGGTTAGTTTATATGTTCCAAACTTGTTTCTTGAGAGTTTTCAAAATGTCGAAGATTATAACTCTCGCCCCTATTATAGCTCTTTTATTCGCATCATGCGTTTTTTTGCTTTTATTGTAAGCATCTCTCTCCCTGCTTTATATATTACAGCTCTTAATTTTAATAAAGCGTTAATTCCATCAGATATGATCGTACCAATTATTCAGGCGAGGGAAACGGTTCCATTTCCACTTGCGATGGAAGTCATTATGATGATCTTAATGTTTGAAGTCGTTCGTGAGGCTGGGGTTAGACTACCAAAACAAATCGGATCTGCCTTAAGTATTGTTGGTGCTTTAATTTTAGGAGATGTATCAGTATCAGCAGGACTTGTCGGAGCCCCGACAATTGTCGTTGTTTCTATATCTTATATTGCCGCCTTTGTTATTACACCGATCGCAGACGTCACTGCATTGGTACGCATTGGTTTGTTCATTGCCAGTAGTGTATTCGGCTCTTACGGATTGTGTATCGCATCACTTGCTTTATTAACCCATATGGTGTCATTAACATCACTTGGCGTGCCTTATATGGCACCCTTTTCACCAAGCCACTTTAAAGATTGGAAAGACGGTTTGATCCGTCTTCCGACAAAGTTGCTGAAACAGCGACCGAAAAGTATACCAAACGGGCGATCAAGAAGGATTAAGTCGTTGCCAGACACGGGTGATAAACGATGA
- a CDS encoding metal-sensitive transcriptional regulator has product MNYDDQMKNRVKRIEGQLRGILKMMEENKDCKEVITQLSAARTAIDRTIGVVVSSNLVECVQKANTAGKEDMEELVKEAVNLLVKSR; this is encoded by the coding sequence TTGAATTATGATGATCAAATGAAGAATAGAGTAAAACGCATTGAAGGACAGCTTAGAGGAATATTAAAAATGATGGAGGAAAATAAGGACTGTAAAGAAGTAATCACCCAGTTGTCTGCTGCAAGGACTGCGATTGATCGGACAATTGGTGTGGTAGTTAGTTCCAACTTGGTTGAGTGTGTTCAAAAGGCAAATACGGCAGGAAAAGAAGATATGGAAGAGCTTGTGAAAGAAGCGGTAAATTTATTGGTGAAAAGTCGTTAG